CTGCCCGAGCTCGGTATTCAAGTCGGCGATAACGACTTTCGCGCCCTCGGCCGCCAGAGCGGCGGCATAGGCCGCGCCGATGCCCTGCGCGGCGCCGGTGACGATGGCGGATTTTCCGGTGAAACGGGCCATGTAATGCTCCTCTTATCCTGCGGTCGAGATCAGCTTGGTTTCCAGGTATTCCTCGAACCCGGCGACGCCCATTTCCCGCCCGATGCCCGACTGCTTGTATCCGCCGAACGGCGCGTCGGCGGAGTACCAGACGCCGCCGTTGACGCTCAGCGTCCCGGTGCGTACCCGGTCCGTAACGTGCCGGATGCGTGCGGGATCGGTGCCCCAGATCGAGCCGGACAGGCCGTAGGGGGAGTCGTTGGCGATGCGGATGGCGTCGTCGTCGCCATCGTGCGGGATGATCACCAGCACCGGCCCGAAGATCTCCTCGCGCGCGACCGTCGCGCTGTTCGGGACGTCGGCGATGAGCGTGGGCTCGATGAAGTAGCCGCGCTCGTGCTCGGCGGGCCGACCGCCGCCCACCACGATCCGTCCGCCTTCGGTGCGAGCGATCTGCAGATAGCGCTCCACGCGGGCGCGCTGCCGTTCGGAGATGAGCGGCCCGCACACCGTGCCTGGGGAGCTCGGATCACCAGGTCGGATGCCGCGCAACGTCTTAGCGGCCACCTCGATCGCCTCGTCGTACATCGCGCGCGGCACCAGTAGCCGGGTGCTGAGCGCACATCCCTGTCCGGCGTGCACGCTCACCGAGAACGCCGTAACCCCGACGGCGGCACCGAGATTCGCATCATCCAGGACGATGGCCGCCGACTTGCCCCCGAGTTCGAGGAACGCCTTCTTCAGGTTCGCCGCCGCGCCGCGCATGACGGCCCGCCCGGTCTGGGTGGACCCGGTGAAGCTGATCATGTCGACCCGCGCGTCCTCGGTGAGAATCGACCCCAGCGCGTGGTTGGCCGAGGTCACGATGTTCACCACGCCGGCCGGGATATCGGTGTGCTCGGCGATGATCGCGCCGACCGCCGCCGCGCACCACGGCGTATCGGGTGCGGGCTTGAGCACCAGCGTGTTTCCG
This DNA window, taken from Nocardia sp. XZ_19_385, encodes the following:
- a CDS encoding aldehyde dehydrogenase, translating into MSSLLPADGAPMLVGGKLIDGGNGVFATINPATEEVLGQAADGNAADLAAAIAAARTAFDDTDWSRDHAFRAHCLRQLRTALEANIEELRSITVAEAGAPLMFTRGPQLEGPIADLEYAAGLAETYSWETDLGTATPMGIKSHRVVRREAIGVVGAITPWNFPHQINFAKLGPALAAGNTLVLKPAPDTPWCAAAVGAIIAEHTDIPAGVVNIVTSANHALGSILTEDARVDMISFTGSTQTGRAVMRGAAANLKKAFLELGGKSAAIVLDDANLGAAVGVTAFSVSVHAGQGCALSTRLLVPRAMYDEAIEVAAKTLRGIRPGDPSSPGTVCGPLISERQRARVERYLQIARTEGGRIVVGGGRPAEHERGYFIEPTLIADVPNSATVAREEIFGPVLVIIPHDGDDDAIRIANDSPYGLSGSIWGTDPARIRHVTDRVRTGTLSVNGGVWYSADAPFGGYKQSGIGREMGVAGFEEYLETKLISTAG